The nucleotide window CATACCGGCCCGAAGGGCCTCTCCGGGCGGCCAATGGCCCTCAACAGCCGCCTCAGACGCCACAACAGGCCCGAAATGCCGGCCGAAAGGCCCGCCAGACGCTCCGCCAGGGACTGCGGCGTGCCCAAGCCGAAGAGCTTGCGCATCAGCGTGTACTTTCGGCAAGCCGGAAAAAAATCTGAATTTATCAGGGGGCGTCGGTTCTTTGAAGCGTATTGCGATAGTTCCAGGGCAGCCAGCGGTCGGGGTCTGCGGACAACTCGTGCGCGTGCTTTTGCAATTGGGTGAGGTAGTCGAAGGGATTGATGTCGTTGAGTTCGCAGGTGTGGATCAGGCTCATGAACAGGTCTCCCACGCGGGCTCCGTTCGGGGTTTTATAAAAGTAGGCGTTCTTACGATGGAGAATAGCCTTCTTCAGGGCTCTTTCGCATACGTTGTTGTCTAAGGGGGCACCGGGCTGCCGCAGGAACAGGGTCAACGCCTCCCAGTGATTGAGCATATACGTGATCGCCTCGCCCAGGCCACTGTTGGGCTCGACCAGGTGTTGGTCGATCTGCTCGGTCAGCCAGTCCTTAAGCTCGGTCATCTTCGCGGCGCTGCGGGCCTGATGCCAAGCCAACCGCTGCTGGTCGGAGAAGCCCTGGCGCCGGGCCTCGGCATCATTTTGATAAACCTCTTTGAGGATCTCCAGGACAAACCGGCATTCCTGGGGAAAGTTCATCGCCACCTCGACAAAACGCCGACGTCCGTGCGAGAGGCAGTTGGCCAGAATGACCTCGAGTTCTTGGGGCAGATTGCGAGACAGGGCATCGCACATCTGGATCGGCGGTGCTAATTCGGCGGCCCGACGTTTGAGCACTTCGGCCAGATTCTCGCCGGCATGATTATGGCCGGTGAAAAACAACGCGATCCGGTGATCCCCCTGGACCGAGACGATCCCGGAGGTAAACACACCCGTGCGTGCAGATGTTGTCTGCTCCTCGAAGTCGCTCTGGTCCGGCTCCTTACGGGTTGCCAAACTGAGAACCTTCATACTCGTATCATCGTTGTGAACGACCCGGCCCTGGGCGGCGGACCGAATCAGCGCCTCATGAATCGGAACA belongs to Deltaproteobacteria bacterium and includes:
- a CDS encoding IS66 family transposase; its protein translation is MSELEAILERVKSSLSPEEYDKLHDALKTLLFLTQELEKNRVSVQRLKQLLFGTTTEKTQKVFQKALEEAGSNSKAEGKESPGPPAAAAKAKGHGRNGADAYTGAKKVKISHPTLKPGDSCPECNKGTVYETAEPGRLVRVTGQAPLNATVFELQKLRCNLCGEIFTAPAPPEVGSRKYGAESAAMIALLKYGSGLPFNRLERLQGSLGIPLPAATQWDILSDCVGVFVPIHEALIRSAAQGRVVHNDDTSMKVLSLATRKEPDQSDFEEQTTSARTGVFTSGIVSVQGDHRIALFFTGHNHAGENLAEVLKRRAAELAPPIQMCDALSRNLPQELEVILANCLSHGRRRFVEVAMNFPQECRFVLEILKEVYQNDAEARRQGFSDQQRLAWHQARSAAKMTELKDWLTEQIDQHLVEPNSGLGEAITYMLNHWEALTLFLRQPGAPLDNNVCERALKKAILHRKNAYFYKTPNGARVGDLFMSLIHTCELNDINPFDYLTQLQKHAHELSADPDRWLPWNYRNTLQRTDAP